The following are encoded together in the Pseudobdellovibrionaceae bacterium genome:
- a CDS encoding U32 family peptidase, whose translation MTKPELLMPAGSLQKMRYAFAYGADAVYAGIPFLSLRARENEISLEDLKLAVEYAHSLKKKVYITINIFGRNTKIKPFEEQLEDLLKLKADAFIMSDPGLIAIVKERAPLQEIHLSVQANCMNWKSAEFWYKLGVSRIILSRELRLTEIKKIKEKVPQLELEAFVHGSICIAYSGRCLMSHYMSHRDANQGVCDNSCRYPMKMYMKDARNPDELYAVEEDEHGSYIMNAKDLCVLPHLKELQDAGICSFKVEGRTKSLHYVSMVSRVYRQGIDDLAQGRPYNPQLMDELLKIPNRGYHPGFLIKAPDHSAQDYASTPDRAKNSVFLGVGQKSSLEGCVDIEVRNKLKVNQKLEVVSPSGVFQFTANKIMNVKGEEVDSAHGGTGIFSIPCQKNLDNFSIVRIVK comes from the coding sequence ATGACAAAACCAGAGCTTTTAATGCCAGCAGGAAGCTTACAAAAAATGCGATACGCCTTTGCTTATGGAGCAGATGCCGTTTACGCAGGCATTCCTTTTTTAAGTTTACGAGCTAGAGAAAATGAAATTTCTTTAGAGGATTTAAAACTTGCTGTGGAATATGCTCATAGCTTAAAAAAGAAAGTTTATATAACTATTAATATCTTTGGAAGAAACACTAAAATTAAACCTTTTGAAGAGCAGTTAGAAGATTTGTTAAAGTTAAAAGCCGATGCTTTTATTATGAGTGACCCGGGTTTAATTGCGATTGTTAAAGAGCGAGCTCCTTTGCAAGAAATTCATTTATCCGTGCAAGCTAATTGTATGAATTGGAAGAGCGCAGAGTTTTGGTATAAGTTGGGAGTGAGTCGTATTATTTTAAGCCGAGAATTGCGACTTACAGAAATTAAAAAAATAAAAGAAAAAGTTCCTCAGTTAGAATTAGAGGCTTTTGTTCATGGATCTATTTGTATTGCGTACTCGGGCCGGTGTTTAATGTCTCACTACATGAGTCACCGCGATGCCAACCAAGGCGTGTGCGATAATTCTTGCAGATACCCTATGAAAATGTACATGAAAGACGCGCGCAACCCTGACGAATTGTATGCAGTAGAAGAAGATGAGCACGGCAGTTATATTATGAATGCTAAAGATTTATGTGTGTTGCCGCATTTAAAAGAATTGCAAGATGCGGGCATTTGTTCTTTTAAAGTAGAGGGGCGAACAAAGTCCCTTCACTATGTGTCTATGGTTAGTCGAGTGTATAGACAAGGCATTGATGATTTGGCGCAGGGGCGACCATATAACCCTCAGCTGATGGACGAATTATTAAAAATTCCTAACAGAGGTTATCACCCAGGGTTTTTAATTAAAGCTCCCGACCACTCGGCTCAAGATTATGCTTCGACTCCCGATCGCGCAAAAAACAGTGTTTTTTTAGGGGTTGGTCAAAAATCCAGTTTAGAAGGTTGTGTAGATATTGAAGTTCGTAATAAGTTAAAGGTAAATCAAAAACTAGAGGTGGTTTCTCCTTCTGGTGTTTTTCAATTTACTGCAAACAAGATTATGAATGTTAAAGGTGAGGAAGTGGATTCTGCCCATGGAGGGACAGGAATTTTTAGTATTCCTTGTCAAAAGAATTTAGATAATTTTTCTATTGTTCGTATAGTAAAGTAA
- a CDS encoding tryptophanase has product MQDNFNTIIEPFKIKMVEAINMSNKEERKLFLKKANYNLFLLNSNEVIIDLLTDSGTGTMSSKQWAALIDGDESYAGSRSYHEMKDVVYQLSKMKHIFPTHQGRASERILFSCIVKKGVSIIPNNTHFDTTRANIEYLGGKAVDFTKGTEDPIFKGNMDLDLLKDCFEKNQKNIPLCMITITNNSRGGLPVSLKNIKETKALCDQFNIPLFIDACRFAENSYFIQQYEEAYKNSSILKIIQDTFSYCDGFTMSAKKDAIVNIGGLLCLNDDTLAEKVTNQLILTEGFTTYGGLAGRDMAAIAQGLKEVQDESYLKYRIVSTRYLGEAIKKIGIPIIEPIGGHAIYIDAKKMLPHIPPTQLPAQALACHLYVEGGVRSVEIGSLMFGKWDDSLQKEISHDMELLRLAIPRRTYTQSHIDYVIETFERVYKQKQNIKGLQITKQASLLRHFSAHLKPVE; this is encoded by the coding sequence ATGCAAGATAACTTTAACACTATTATTGAACCCTTCAAAATAAAAATGGTCGAAGCCATTAACATGAGTAACAAAGAAGAAAGAAAACTCTTTTTAAAAAAAGCCAACTATAACTTGTTTCTACTTAACTCCAATGAAGTTATTATTGATTTACTAACCGACAGCGGAACAGGGACTATGTCTTCTAAACAATGGGCTGCCTTAATTGATGGTGACGAGTCTTATGCGGGAAGTCGATCTTACCACGAAATGAAAGATGTTGTTTATCAACTAAGTAAAATGAAGCACATTTTCCCCACACATCAAGGCAGAGCTTCGGAGCGTATTTTATTTTCTTGTATAGTTAAAAAAGGCGTAAGCATTATTCCAAACAATACTCACTTCGATACCACTCGGGCGAATATTGAATACTTGGGAGGCAAGGCCGTTGATTTTACTAAAGGCACAGAAGACCCTATTTTTAAGGGCAATATGGATTTGGATTTATTAAAAGATTGCTTTGAAAAAAATCAAAAAAATATTCCTTTATGCATGATCACTATTACTAATAATTCTCGAGGAGGGCTGCCCGTTTCTTTAAAAAATATTAAAGAAACTAAAGCCTTGTGCGATCAATTTAATATTCCCTTATTTATAGACGCTTGTCGCTTTGCAGAAAATTCTTACTTTATTCAGCAATACGAAGAGGCTTATAAAAACAGTAGCATTTTAAAAATTATTCAAGACACCTTTTCTTATTGTGACGGGTTTACTATGAGCGCAAAAAAAGATGCCATTGTAAACATTGGAGGCTTGCTGTGTCTTAACGATGATACCTTGGCAGAAAAAGTTACCAATCAATTAATTTTAACCGAAGGCTTTACCACTTACGGTGGCTTGGCAGGAAGAGACATGGCCGCCATAGCTCAAGGTTTAAAAGAAGTTCAAGACGAAAGTTACTTAAAATACCGCATTGTATCTACTAGATACCTAGGCGAAGCCATTAAAAAAATAGGTATTCCCATTATAGAACCCATAGGCGGACACGCTATTTACATTGATGCAAAAAAAATGTTGCCTCATATACCTCCCACACAACTACCCGCCCAAGCCCTGGCCTGTCACTTATATGTTGAGGGAGGTGTTCGCAGTGTAGAAATTGGTTCTCTTATGTTTGGAAAGTGGGACGATAGTTTACAAAAAGAAATTTCGCACGACATGGAACTTTTACGGCTAGCCATTCCGCGCAGAACTTATACACAAAGTCATATTGATTATGTAATTGAAACTTTTGAAAGAGTATATAAACAAAAACAAAATATTAAAGGCTTACAAATTACCAAACAAGCCTCTTTGTTAAGGCACTTTTCTGCACATTTAAAACCTGTTGAATAA